A genomic region of Thermodesulfobium narugense DSM 14796 contains the following coding sequences:
- a CDS encoding alpha/beta fold hydrolase, with amino-acid sequence MPSVKINNLETYYEIFGMGSECLILHGGSENIGTMYHLANRLVEKNYKVFLPERRGHGRSEDTSDEFSYEQFASDTYQFIKTFKLDGCFAVGYSDGAIILLLLAIKYPKLFKKIALLGGQYHYDGLEPYFIKALKSDNVLKLFEKERIEYERINKYRISFEKFLNKIILLWLTSPKIDYSDLEKITTPTLIISADRDLIKLEHTISMFKGIKSSHLAIIPDANHNFPISRPNFTANLILNFFNTKP; translated from the coding sequence GTGCCGAGCGTAAAGATAAATAACCTTGAGACGTACTATGAGATATTTGGAATGGGAAGCGAGTGTCTAATTTTGCACGGTGGCAGCGAAAATATTGGTACTATGTATCACCTAGCAAATAGGCTCGTTGAAAAAAATTATAAGGTATTTTTGCCAGAAAGAAGGGGACATGGCAGAAGTGAAGATACAAGTGATGAATTTTCTTATGAGCAATTTGCATCAGACACATATCAGTTTATAAAAACCTTTAAGTTGGATGGATGTTTTGCAGTAGGATATAGCGATGGAGCAATAATTCTTTTACTTTTGGCAATAAAATATCCAAAGCTTTTCAAGAAGATTGCTCTTTTGGGAGGACAATATCACTATGATGGTCTGGAGCCATATTTTATAAAAGCCTTAAAGTCAGATAACGTTTTAAAACTTTTTGAAAAGGAAAGAATCGAGTACGAAAGGATAAATAAATACCGCATAAGCTTCGAAAAATTTTTAAATAAAATAATCTTGTTGTGGCTTACATCTCCAAAAATTGATTACTCAGATCTTGAAAAGATAACTACTCCCACTTTGATAATCAGTGCTGATAGAGACCTCATAAAGCTTGAACACACTATTTCTATGTTCAAAGGGATTAAAAGTTCACATCTTGCAATTATACCCGATGCTAATCATAACTTTCCAATTTCCAGGCCTAATTTTACTGCAAATTTGATTTTGAACTTTTTTAACACAAAGCCATGA
- a CDS encoding DNA-directed DNA polymerase: protein MKIKVCPFQILVSKENKKPSIRINCLDENGERIKLFDDSFKPSFYVLVEGNSERIESVISSSLGEGIKEFKVENKIYLGEDKRFYRIYFDFNEDKDVQSAKFFKKFREFTLFHHDLRPTVQYILEKNITFCSFNEVEVDKSSDAYRVEGNFSFFSYDYPDFRSMSFYFLTDSKVLNPDPEINKIIYISIFSNEGPITFEGDEKDIFEGFLTFVKRYKPSIIYTFNVGQDDFDFMTKRAKNLGLNLKFEDSTPTKGQFGFIQIDSIVIFDLFQYAQTLYDLKQKELKKVLEFLNIASQKDYILDQIELVKAIEVLDAERLSRHCKYSAKSIFDLGELTHQLYFSLSQITFMPLDVVIFAPTGFRVEGLFMKKSYLQNMIVLPKKRHLSDSYEGGIVLRTSPGVYKDVVVLDFKSMLPSIMIRYNISFDTFVEEGCDEECFKSPKNAYKFRKSPDGFYKKILQELIFERDRIKKSMDNFPKSSKEYIFLNAKQKTLKIITNACYGYAGWQSARWFKKEIAEATSEWGRKTLIDAIDLATSLGLEIIYGDTDSLFVKESENISKFLSELKLKGEIIKVDEVFRSIVFTEAKKKYAGINDSGELVLVGFEGVHGDVPEIVRIVQERILRSILNFEGFDAAIEILQGEIEKLRKNEYPLLSFVIYKAVNKNISSYEVKAPHVEAAKKYIQMGFKLRSDNIIGYVITKGTGAINSRALPYIYLRVEDVDIDYYIKNLLVPSVSRILYSVFGKKVVFKNDKLIVEGDKKDYLFN, encoded by the coding sequence ATGAAAATTAAAGTGTGCCCTTTTCAGATTCTCGTATCAAAGGAAAACAAAAAACCCTCAATACGTATAAATTGCTTAGATGAAAATGGCGAAAGGATAAAATTGTTTGATGATAGCTTCAAGCCAAGCTTTTACGTTCTTGTTGAGGGAAACAGTGAAAGGATAGAATCTGTTATTAGCTCTTCTCTTGGTGAGGGGATTAAGGAGTTTAAAGTAGAAAACAAGATATATTTAGGTGAAGATAAGAGATTTTATAGGATATATTTTGATTTCAATGAAGACAAGGACGTTCAGAGCGCAAAGTTTTTTAAAAAATTTAGGGAGTTTACCTTGTTTCATCACGATTTGAGGCCAACAGTTCAGTATATTTTGGAAAAGAACATTACTTTTTGCTCTTTCAATGAGGTAGAAGTAGATAAATCTTCTGATGCATATAGGGTAGAAGGTAATTTTTCCTTCTTTAGCTATGATTATCCTGATTTTAGGTCTATGTCCTTTTACTTTTTGACGGATAGTAAGGTGCTAAATCCTGATCCTGAGATCAACAAAATTATTTATATATCCATATTTTCCAATGAAGGGCCAATAACCTTTGAGGGGGACGAAAAGGATATCTTTGAGGGATTTTTGACATTTGTCAAACGCTACAAGCCAAGCATTATATACACTTTTAACGTTGGTCAGGATGATTTTGACTTCATGACGAAAAGGGCAAAAAACTTAGGACTTAATCTAAAATTTGAAGATAGCACACCTACTAAGGGTCAGTTCGGTTTTATTCAAATAGACTCTATAGTAATATTCGATCTCTTTCAATATGCCCAAACTTTATATGATCTTAAACAAAAAGAACTAAAAAAGGTTTTAGAATTTTTGAATATTGCTTCCCAAAAAGACTACATTCTGGATCAAATCGAGCTGGTAAAGGCTATTGAAGTTTTAGATGCTGAAAGGTTATCAAGACATTGTAAATATTCTGCAAAATCCATCTTTGATCTTGGGGAGTTAACCCATCAGTTGTATTTTTCTCTATCTCAAATTACGTTTATGCCACTTGATGTTGTGATATTTGCCCCTACTGGGTTTAGGGTTGAAGGGCTCTTTATGAAAAAGAGTTATTTGCAAAATATGATCGTATTGCCGAAAAAACGGCACCTTAGCGATTCTTATGAAGGAGGAATAGTTCTAAGGACATCTCCTGGGGTGTATAAAGATGTAGTAGTACTAGACTTCAAGAGCATGCTTCCATCCATCATGATAAGATACAACATTTCATTTGATACGTTTGTCGAAGAAGGCTGTGATGAAGAGTGTTTTAAGTCCCCTAAGAATGCATATAAGTTTAGAAAGAGTCCGGACGGATTCTATAAAAAAATCCTTCAGGAACTAATTTTCGAAAGGGATAGAATAAAAAAGAGTATGGATAATTTTCCAAAGTCTTCGAAAGAGTATATCTTTCTAAACGCTAAGCAAAAGACTTTGAAGATAATCACAAATGCTTGTTACGGATATGCAGGATGGCAAAGTGCCAGGTGGTTTAAGAAAGAGATTGCCGAGGCTACTTCTGAGTGGGGCAGAAAGACTTTAATAGACGCAATTGACCTGGCTACAAGTCTGGGTCTTGAGATTATATATGGCGACACGGACAGCCTTTTTGTAAAGGAAAGCGAAAATATTAGTAAATTTCTTTCTGAGCTAAAACTAAAAGGCGAGATTATTAAAGTTGACGAAGTCTTTAGGTCAATTGTTTTTACAGAGGCAAAGAAGAAATATGCAGGAATCAACGATTCTGGAGAGCTTGTTTTGGTCGGCTTTGAGGGAGTTCACGGCGACGTTCCAGAAATTGTTAGGATTGTACAAGAAAGAATTTTGAGATCTATTTTGAATTTTGAAGGTTTTGATGCTGCTATAGAAATTTTACAAGGCGAGATAGAAAAGTTGAGAAAAAATGAATATCCTCTATTATCTTTTGTAATTTATAAGGCTGTTAATAAAAATATAAGCTCATATGAGGTAAAGGCCCCCCATGTTGAGGCTGCTAAAAAGTATATCCAGATGGGATTTAAGCTAAGATCGGATAACATTATAGGATACGTAATTACAAAGGGCACTGGAGCGATTAACTCAAGGGCTTTGCCTTATATTTATTTGAGAGTTGAGGATGTGGATATTGATTATTATATAAAAAATTTGCTTGTTCCCTCTGTTTCAAGAATTCTGTATAGCGTTTTTGGCAAGAAAGTTGTCTTCAAAAATGACAAATTAATTGTAGAAGGCGACAAAAAAGATTATCTTTTTAATTAG
- the panD gene encoding aspartate 1-decarboxylase, whose protein sequence is MYIKMLKSKIHRARVTDTNLNYEGSISIDKALLDESGIVPGQAVSIFNLNNGKRFETYVIEGERNSGKISLNGAAARLAEPGDLVIIVAYCWIDEKELKDFVTKIVHVDEKNKIV, encoded by the coding sequence ATGTATATAAAGATGTTGAAATCTAAGATTCATAGGGCAAGGGTAACCGATACAAATCTTAACTATGAGGGAAGCATAAGCATAGACAAAGCTTTACTTGATGAGTCAGGCATAGTGCCAGGTCAGGCGGTAAGCATATTTAACCTTAATAATGGGAAGCGTTTTGAAACCTATGTTATTGAGGGCGAAAGGAATTCTGGAAAGATAAGTCTGAACGGTGCTGCGGCAAGGCTTGCTGAACCAGGCGATTTGGTTATTATCGTGGCATACTGCTGGATTGATGAAAAGGAACTAAAAGATTTTGTTACAAAGATTGTTCACGTGGATGAAAAAAATAAAATAGTATGA